The stretch of DNA GACAGAAACATTGCGAAATGTATATTCTATTTTTCACTGATTCTTCTCATATGCTTTTCTTGCCGCCTGGATTACGTGTTTTGCAAGAACTGAAGTAGTTACAGTTCCTACACCTCCCGGTACCGGTGTTATGCTCCCGGCAATATCTGCGACACTATCGAAGTCAACATCGCCGCAAAGGTTGCCATCCGGGTCGACATTAATCCCAACATCAATAACAACGGTACTGGGCGAAATAAAATTCCTGTTTACCATTTTTGCTTTTCCCGCTGCTGCAATTAAAATATCTGCCCTTTTACAGATTTCCTCAAGGTTTTTTGTCCGCGTATGGCAGATTGTTACAGTCCCGTGTTTTTTTAGCAGCAGCATTGAAAGGGGTTTCCCTACAACCATGCTCCTGCCTATTACAACCACGTTTTTACTCTCTACAGGTATTTTGTAATAATCAATCATCTCAATAACCGCTTCAGGAGTGCACGGTGCAAAACCGCTCCCATCTCCTGCAAAAACCTTTGCTATGTTGACAGGATTCATACAGTCAACATCCTTATCAGGACATATTATCCCTTTTATTTTCTCTTCATCTATATGTTTCGGCAAAGGGCGAAACACTAGTATCCCGTGTATATTTCCATCTACGTTTATTTTATTTATTTCATTTATTAACCCTTCTTCGGATATGTCTTCAGAAAATGCAAATACAGTACAATTTATCCCTACGCTTTCGCACCTTTTTATTGCCCCTCTTTCATAAGCAAGGTCATCAGGCCTCTCACCCAGCCTCACTATCGCCAATGTAGGTAAAATACCTTTATTTTTTAGTTCCTCCACTTCAATTATCATTTTATCCTTCATAGCTTTAGTTACTTCTGAGCCCTTCATTATTAACGCCATTTAGAAACCTCCTTACTGTACCTTTATTCCGCTTTCAACTTCATTGTAAACCCTGTCGGCTCTTTTTTTACCTTCTTCAAGCATCTCTTCAACTCTTTTATTAATTTTTGCTGCATATTCCCTATCCTTCATCATCTTTGTATTAATAAATACATTAAGGCTTGCGCCCATTAAAGCCGATTTGCAGAAAAGCACACCTACACCCACATCACTTATTGCTATCCTGGTGCCTTTAAGTGCGAGTTCTTCATGAAGTTCTATCGCCTCCAGGGACTTTTCCA from Bacillota bacterium encodes:
- a CDS encoding bifunctional 5,10-methylene-tetrahydrofolate dehydrogenase/5,10-methylene-tetrahydrofolate cyclohydrolase, yielding MALIMKGSEVTKAMKDKMIIEVEELKNKGILPTLAIVRLGERPDDLAYERGAIKRCESVGINCTVFAFSEDISEEGLINEINKINVDGNIHGILVFRPLPKHIDEEKIKGIICPDKDVDCMNPVNIAKVFAGDGSGFAPCTPEAVIEMIDYYKIPVESKNVVVIGRSMVVGKPLSMLLLKKHGTVTICHTRTKNLEEICKRADILIAAAGKAKMVNRNFISPSTVVIDVGINVDPDGNLCGDVDFDSVADIAGSITPVPGGVGTVTTSVLAKHVIQAARKAYEKNQ